AACCACCGGCCCGACAACACCGGCGGTGCGGCAGTTGCGCTGCGGCTCGTCATCATCCGGCCAAAGGCAGCGGTAGCAGCCCTGCGTCCAGGGAGGCGTCAGCACCATCATCTGTCCGCCAAAGCCCACGGCGCTGGCGGTGATAAGCGGAGTGTTGAGCATCACGCAGGCGGCGTTGATCGCCTGGCGGGTGGCCATGTTGTCGGTGCAGTCCAGCACCACGTCGGCGCGGGCGATCTCCTCCTGCAGCGCGTTGCCTTCCAGCCGGGTCTGCAGGGCAATCAGCCGGATATCGGGGTTGAGCTGCTGCAGGCGACGCTGCGTTACCTGCGCTTTCGGCTGGGCAATATCGTCGGTGGTGAAGAGGATCTGCCGCTGCAAATTGCTCAGATGAACCTCGTCATCGTCGGCCAGCACCAGCGTGCCGATCCCGGCTCCGGCCAGGTATAGCGCCGCCGGGGCGCCCAGTCCACCGAGGCCGATCAGCAACACCCGGCTGGCGAGCAGCTTTTGCTGCCCGTCGATGGCGATATCGTCCAGCAGGATCTGGCGGCTGTAGCGCATAAAGTCACGGTCATTCATCGCCTGTCCCCGCCAGTTGCAGCAGCTGCGCCGTCGCTGCCTGCCAGTCCCCG
This DNA window, taken from Leclercia adecarboxylata, encodes the following:
- the thiF gene encoding thiazole biosynthesis adenylyltransferase ThiF: MNDRDFMRYSRQILLDDIAIDGQQKLLASRVLLIGLGGLGAPAALYLAGAGIGTLVLADDDEVHLSNLQRQILFTTDDIAQPKAQVTQRRLQQLNPDIRLIALQTRLEGNALQEEIARADVVLDCTDNMATRQAINAACVMLNTPLITASAVGFGGQMMVLTPPWTQGCYRCLWPDDDEPQRNCRTAGVVGPVVGVMGTLQALEAIKLLSGIEAPRNALRLFDARAGSWRQLALQRASGCQVCGGQHADPV